The segment CGCCTCGCTCATTCCCTTTATCATCATACCTCTcacctcctctctcccctcacTCCACATACCAAACACTCCCGCCTTCCAAGCCTCTACGATCATTTCCGCCGCTTCTCCCCTCTTAATTCTAATACCCTCGCTTCCAGCTCCACTAGGCAATTCCAGTACCTCAAAGAATTGCACGCACATTTTATAGTGATTTTCCTTTTGTTCATGAGTCCTCTTTCTTAATCCATCAAATAACACTTTACTACGTTCGTAAAGGGTTGCGCACGTAGTTATTGTCATGAGAGGTGATTTGAGAAGGGGAGTAAGAGTTTCGATGAGCTTTGGGAAATGAGTAAGAGGTGATGGATCGAGGTGTTTAATATTGATACCTCGAAACAAAGCTTCGATACCCGCAGTTATTGTTTCCGATTCCGTGGACTCTCCTCCCTTGCTAACTCCATCTTTCTTCCTAGAATCAGAAGTCGAAGTAGCTGTACTTGTATCCATATGATCTTCACTACTCAAATCTTCTAATATGGGTGcgatgatattatatatctcatcCCACATGTCTACATCTGTTCTCGTTTCTGCATATTTGCCTAGTTCTGTAAAAGCAAATGGTCGATATGTATCGTTATTACGTTTAGCTTCTCTGATTGCAATCTTCTTTGTCTGAGCTGCGATGCCAGATTCGGCATCTAGGAACGAAGTTGATGCCTTTATGAATTTAACAAAACTTGCCAGTACAATTTCCTTTCCTGCAAAAGTTTTTAGTGCAAGAGCTTTTTCGAGAGCAGGCCAAATGAGTGCAGATGTTTCGGCAGGAATTGTCGGCGATGTGGTTGAAGTTGTAGATTTGACAACATCGGCTATAGTTAGAGCGGATGTGTGTTTGATGGTCCATTTGGgagaatcaatatatttgagCACTAACtcattgatttcttttgtataCAATAAGACCGCTCTGCTTCCCCCTACATTTTCATCCCAAGTTTTCTCAAATTGCTTCTTGGTCGCATCATCGAAATCATGTTTAgcgaaaaaaacaaaaggaacTATAACGTTTGGAGTCAGTAATTGCTTCATTTTTAGATTGCACATTCGGTCCGAGCTGTACGTTGGATAAATTCagatattaaaagaattgtCAAAACTTACGGAAATCGGAAGCCAGGGAGTTGAAATGATCAGTGGCGAATTTGGAAATGGCATAAATCAAATCCGATGCTACTTGACGACGAGATTCATCTTCGGCATTGAAGTAGAGATCTTGGGAATAAGTGAGAAGTCTAAGAAGTGCTTTATCGGAGGCCAATCGGGAGACATAGCCAGCTGCACGGGCATAAGATGCGCTGACAGCATTATTGCGATCAAGGACAGACTTCTCGAGGATCTTAAGAAAGTGGTCGGCGTGAGGGCGAAAGGTAACACTATGACGAGTTGCGAGACTAACAAGAACGCCACCACAACCAACTTTAGATGGCATACCGACAGTGGTTTTGATAACGTTTTCGAGGTGGGGAACGAACTCTTTCATAGTAGGTTCGTCAATTATATCAAGACAACGTTCGATAGCTTCCATGAGGGGAGATTGAGTAACAGCATTTGTGCGGGCACTATCAATTTTCTCCTCGGTGAGATTGTAATGGGCGGCACGCAGGTATAGATAGTCAACaccttccatttccatagTACTCAAAAGACCCAAGAGTCGCTCAACAAGATTGGGCACAAATGGCAGAAGTGCTTTACCACCACTCTTGATAAGTTTGAGTACGGTAATGGTTGCGAATGTTCGAACTTCTTCGGCCGAACTTTCTAGACCTTGGTCTGAAAGTAAAAATGGTAAAACATCCTTCAACATTGCTTGTGCATGCTTTGACGATGTACCTGCTTCTACTTGTCTCACAAGTATACCAGTAAGAGCCATACTAGAAAAATCGGAAATCAGTAAATGCTCATCAAAGAAGGAATTTGGAGAGATAATTCTCCAGAGAAGCTCTTGAAACTCTATAGCTGTGAGGGGATAcatgatatattaaaaatacgACATCCAAAGACTATCAGATACTTCAAAACACAAGAAGCAAATACAACATACCTAAGAGACAAAGCTGCCTTTCTCACAGATCCCTTAATATCGTCCAGAACTTTGAAAGCCACGTGCCAAATATCATGAAGGTATTTTTCATACTTTTCGAAATCTCTACCTTGTACTAGATCGGCAATGGCGGCACAACTTGCTTCTCTTGTTCGCCATTCTTTTCCTAAAATacttttcaataaatctGTAATAATCtcatcaaaatattgattaacAGTAGCATTTGAGTCTTTGACGAGTGCACTCCAAATATCATTCATGGACCGCTGTACATTAGGATTCGGATCAAATCGATATCGGTACAATTTTGGGTACAATTTGGGATCAATCTCAGATTCGGAGAGAATGTTACTTAAACCAAATCTAGGAATCAAAGGTCAGCCAACGATCTAGAATCCAACACAAAAAAACTAATTACTTACCGACCAAATGCTGCCCTTGTAGACCAAGTAGCCGCATTCGTAGCAAGAGACATGAATTTGTACACCAAACTTTGATCACCAACCTCATTGGCAAGACTAACAATATCCTTGTATGATGTGATAGATTTACCTTCACCAGTAGGGAGTGCACCAGGTTCAAATAATTCAGTTTCTTCATGAACCTTAATCTGAGTGCTGGTACCAGTAAAGCTTGCCACGAGATCCTTGACAAGTCTTTCTCTGAGTTCTTTGTCACCTTGCTCATAAACAAGACTCAAGCCTCGAGAAGCAGTCTCTTGTACGATTTCTTCGCGTGCCGAAAGCAATCCCATGAACGCAGCTTGGCACTCACGTAGTCGTGCTTGAATTTGCTCCAAATGTCCACTGTATTGAATTAAACAGAAGAGCCATATACCAGATGCCTTCTTGAGTGATGGCTTCGTAGTTTTACAGTCTTGCAAAAGCTTTTCAAGAATCTTCTCGAAAGTATGCGATCGTTTAGGACGTCCAATATATCCAGCGTCAACATCCAAGCTGATTTGTAAGACCTCCGAGTCCCAACAGGCACCAACGCAACTGAGAGCTTCACCAATAGTGAAATGAATTTCAGGTTGCTTTAACTCATACAAATCATAAAGACCTTTGATGATAGTATGGAATGGGCTATCTTCCGTGGAAGTATCAGGCTCGTCAAATGTAATGGAAAGGCGACCTAGAGTTGCCATTGCCTTctcatttcctttcttggCCTCAGCAAGTAAAAGTTTTATAAGCCCATCGATCTTGAGAGTCGATTTTTCTATGATTTCTGTCGTCAGAACACCAGATGCACTCGTCTGACCAATAGCGTTCAGCACAGCTTCTCTCGTTGACGCATCTTTTACACCTTCAATTATGCTAAGAAACTGTGCGAGAACTTCTCCTACAATTTCTCCTTGAATAAAACTGCTACGTCCATAATAAGATGATCTACTCAACACATAGCCAAGTGCAAGTATTGATCCGTGTACCTTATTTGCATCAGCACCCACAGCCGTCGACCAAAGTTGTACGTCAGTCATGAGTGTCTCGATTAGTTTCTTGAGAGAAACCTCATCTCTATCTGGATGCGGTGCGAGGATACCGATAGCTTGAGCTGCAAGGAATCTGGTTGCAACGTTGTTGGATCTAATACACGGAAGAAGCTCAATAGATCTCTCCGCCAGTCGACCAACGACATCCTTTGGCGCGATTGAAGCGATTTCTACGAAACATTTCCCGCATTCTCctaatccatttccatcattgcGTAGCATCCCCTCAAAAGCAGCTGAAATATAGGTGTATAATGCGTCCTGATCAACACTCATGATATGATCTTTCATGGCTTTTCTTGAAGCTTTATCGGAGCGGAAAAGTACATCTAGTTGGCGTTCCCAGTCTGCGTCGATTCCAAGGGGTGTTTCAGTCTTTTCCAGAGCACGTAACAATAGTATTCTCCTACAGTAGTTTATAGCAGCTGGAAAAGCATTAATTCGTGTACCGGAGAAATTTCCAAATACAGAAACGCTGTCGACTTCCATCCCAGTTTTCATGGCGTTGGCAATATTGGAGTTCTCAACTAATGCTTGAGTACCGAAAAAGACTTTGATCATCTCGTTCCATTCAGGGAGCGGACATTCGACAGAAGCGCTGGTAGAATTGAGAAGTCGATACCAATATGGATCCTAGATAAAATCAGTTTGAGTTCCAAGCAAATAGTCTTCGATAGTCTAAATTGTAGCCCCCCAAAAAACCTTCAATGCTCGGAAAGCTGACTCTTagaataattctataatctGGACCTATTTGAAGTAGTTTGCAGATCCAAGAATTTCTCTTGATCAAGCTACAATTCAGACTATTGGAATGACAATATGGTTAAACTCACCAAACCTTTTGCTCCTTCTTCTATAACATCACTACGCTCATCTGTGCGTGCACTTAATGCAAGAATATCTATCCAACGAGCCACAATATCGCTATACTCTAAGCATCGATTTGCCCAACGAACAGTTGCAAAACGTGCACTTCTGACGATCTCGCCCTCTTCCTTGAGTGTCATATATTTGAGGAGTAACAGTCTGAGTTCATCtcgaagatttgaagataaAGGTGCTTTAAACGCACTCAACAAACTCGCCAATGCTCCTTCTATGCTCacaaaaatatcatcagATGAACCTTCTTCTGTGAGTGATCGAAAAAGCCAACGAATCAAAGAAAGTTCCTCTTCAACAACGATAGACGGTGTAGTCTTCGCGAGTGAACCAAGGGTTTCATACGCTAAAGCCCGTAAAGAAGCTGCGTCAGAAGATCTTTCATGAGGTATTGGCCATCCTTGATCTTCAATATAAGTTCTTAAAAATCCAACAAGCTGTGGAGCAACTTGACTGAGATCATGAATTGATCCCATGCGAGATACCCAATTCATGTAATTGAATAATGCATTTCGAAACTTAATAGTTTCTAAACCTGGCGCAGGGAGATTTGTGTTGTCATCAGGTTGAACTCCATCTTGCACGATTTTGACGATATCAGTAGGAAAGGTAGTTGAAATTGCGGACTTTGTTAAGAGTACAAGCACCCTCGTCTTTAACGCGGGTTTGAGAGCAAAATAAATACCTAGCAAATTGCGTACAATTTCAGCATCTTCCAATGAAACGCTTGAACGCTTTACTAAGTCGTCACCAATGCTCGAAATACGAGAGTTGGTGTCAGCAGACGCGAATAACGCAGGCAAGAATCTCTCTTCGTCAGTAAAAGCACCAGAGGCGAGAAAGTTTAGAACTGTAATTTTTGTTTGTGTGAGATTCAATCCTTCATTTGAGGTTGGATCCCATGCTTCTTGTTTTCCGTTGAGTGTTAGAAATTCGTATTCCTTGACGGTAAGTCCTGGGCACGTAACTCCAGATGGCGCTGCTCGCACAATAGATAGTAGTACAAGCTTTCCAAACCACGATGCTATAAACTTTGAATCTTCTTGATGTTCATCGAGACCAAGTTGGTGCCTCAATTCTGTATCTTCTTTACTTCCACGAGAAGGTACTTTGAGTTGTGGTAAGAGACGAAGAAACAGATTAAATATAGTAGCACAAGTTGGCTTCTCAGCATCTTGAGCTAACCCATGTATTAATGTTGGTATTAGATCCATTTGGTCCTGAAGAAAAATTAGctcaaatcatccatcaaatttCCACAAATCTTTACTTACTTTGGAAGATAGTTTGCCCACGCTTTGTTGAATGAACATAAGATCAAAATGCCGCAACATCGACGATTCTGGATGCTCTTTATATTGCTTTAATAAAGCTGCCACGGGCAATACAATGTCTCTGCAGAATTAGTCAGTAAGCTTTCAAGAACATCGACCATGAATTCCTAACTTGTTACCAGCAAGGCGAATTTTGACATGTTGACATGTTGAAATAACCTATGACAAGCAGATTAGCAGTCATTTTCAGTAGCAATAAACTTtatgacgctccgctggccctccgggagccactgccgtgggggcaaaaaatttgaagatataagaTCAAGAGTAATGGAACTATTAAGAGAGAGGCTTTTCCCTATCCTCCACGCGCCCTCCCCACCATCTTCCCCGACCCAGGGCTTTCCCCAAAGAAATTATACACCACAGCAACATCAAAAGCCTCTCTTCCCCATTCTTTCCAGCTTCTCTAAAAACTAATCCCCTAATCGAATCCAACAAAAACACCCTTGAATAAACCACATACCTTATTTCTCACACTCTGATGCTCACTCGCAAGTTTAAGAAGCAACGGTGGCAAGTACGGTTTCAATATAGCTTCCAGTTTATCATCTTTCGCCAGCGCAATCCGCATTTCCACTTTCCCCACGAGTTCCAGTTCTCTAGCTTCCGTCGATGCCGCCATATTGATGTTATCTCAAGCGTAAGTAAGGTTACAATTCGTTGTATTATTGTCTCGGTCTATGTATGAAATTCGAAATCGTGAAAGAATGTAGATTTCTTTGTaaatgagaatgaatatcgtgagggagaaagaaagcaagaaaatcgatttcaCATCACTCGAAGTATGTGAAACGAAAGCGTTACGAATTCATTTGCGCCTTCCAACTTCTTGTGCGCGTCAGATCTGCCTTGAGATCCACGCCGGTGGAAGACAGTCACATGATGTGCTATCATTTTGGCCTTCAATACGAGGCATTTAGACTGACCTCCTAATAAGTCCAATCAAAAACTACATTCccatttcgatattgaatgaatgattttttttaatgatttttttttaataaaaaaatcaatatcaaatcatgaaGAAACgaatcaaatttaataaacATGTTACACATTTGATTCAAGAGACACTATTTAAATTCCTATTTACATTCCCCGTGCTATATGACCGCCAGGAAACAAAATCTAGACGATTTCCCGCCCTACTTCCCATCTCATTCAAGACAGCTACCTCACAATTTGTTTCATTTGTTTCATTCACACCTTAAACTTCATTTGGCTCTAGGGCTATTCTTAAGGTCCCAAAGTTCCTAGTATGTGTTGTTATGATTCATGTAGGAGTATCACTTTGGATCTGATACTTAAGTAAAATGTTCATGAGAGACAGGCTGGATTGATCTTTTCTATGAATGCCATAAGTGAATTCCCCATCCAAAGCTGTACATGCGAGAAGCAATAGGCAGATGGAATAGAGGGATTTATAGCTCCCCGGGTTTTCCTCCCTCCCACAACCTTATatcctccccatccatcacctccccttcctcctccctcaaaaCCGCCCAACtcccttcccatccttcATGTTCACTTGATCATCCTTCCCTAATGACCAAATCCTCCTACAGGCCGCCAATCTGCTCTCTTCAGACTCACATGAAAACCTGTCTCTCTTCAAAGTGAAAGCAGCATAGTAGACAAGATAATATCAGAATCGTTTCTCGGCTCTATGAGCGTGATCCATCTGAACAATGGAACAGGAAGTAATTCGAAGGGGAATGTCATGAAATGCATAAGAACCAATATAGACTCCATCGTATGCCACTTACCGTCTAGTAGAAACACAAAAACTCAATACAATTACATATTACAACTCACCATTACCATTGACGTTCACAAAAGTTCTTATGTACACGATTCACTCAGCAAGAAAAAATCAGAAAAACGGTTCCTGTCATGCGATTGCATTTGGTTTGGagacaacaacaaaataGTGTTAGGTGAGTACGTTAGGCTATTCGCTATGACAACATTGAGATGTAAGAAATCCGAGGGATATCTAGACCAGAAAAAGCACGCCAACCACAGAGTACGCAAGCCCCCAAATGTGTAAAAACTTGAAAAAAGAGATTACGAGAATGGGGTGATCTATTGTCCTGCCATAGAGGCACTGTGTGTTCTGAGAGGAAAATATGCATTCTGTCGAGTAGATACTTGTGCgttcaaacttcaagaatCCTTATCCcgtgagaatgaggagagaAGGGTAACCATTTGTTGAAAGACAAGCAACTGACTTGAGAATACCGCAAGGAAACATCGCaatcagaaaagaaaaaacattGATCATCAGGATTCACAAAATCTTGGTGCCTTTGACAAATCACAAGTATTTGCAAATATGCACCTAATTCTGCTTTTCATATCAACTCCTATGCCCTAGCCATCATGCTGCAATCACTCCACCAGCAAGCCAGGTATATTCCAGCCACTCCAGAAGATGAACAACATCAAAgaacgaagacgaagagatTCCGAAACAGTTAAGAGATCTAAGATTCAGGTGCAGGGGCGGCCTCGGTAGCTGGCTCATCTGCCTTGGTCTCTGGCTCGACTGCCTTCTCAGCCTCCTTTGGTGCATCACCAGCAGCGGCAGCCTCTGGGTCACCGTTGTCGGATGAAGTCCAGAGGGTCAAGTTATCTCTGAGAAGTTGCATGATAAGAGTGCTGTCGCGGTAAGACTCCTCGGAAAGCGAATCAAGCTCGGCGATAGCATCATCGAAAGCTTGCTTGGCAAGATGGCATGCACGGTCTGGGGAGTTCAAGATCTCGTAGTAGAAAACAGAGAAGTTAAGAGCCAAACCAAGACGGATTGGGTGGGTTGGGGTCAACTCTGTTTGTGCGACATCGGTAGCATTCTATTTATGTGATTAGATCATGTCATTGATTAAATAGAGTTGGGGTCATGCATACCTTGTAGGCCTCGTGGGCAGCAGTAGCGGCAACCTTGCGCTTATCACCGGAGGCAAACTCAGCCAAATAACGGTGGTAATCTCCCTTCCTGTAATAATCATCAGCCAAAAACTCGGGAAGCCGTGGAATCCGGCGCAAAGAAATGTGAAGCGATAAGACTTACATCTTGTGGTAGAAGACCTTGGACTCTCCAGACTCAGCTTTTGGGATCAAGGACTCATCCAAGACGTCGAGGACATCTTGGCAGACCTTCTCCAATTCGGTCTCGATCTTTTGACGGTAATCACGGATGGTGGAAACGTGCTTATCGGTACCCTTGGACTCCTCTTTCTGTTCGATCGAGGAGATGATGCGCCAGGAAGCACGTCTGGTGCCGACAACGTTCTTGTAGGCGACGGATAAGAGGTTACGTTCGTCAACGGTGAGTTCCCCGCCCAACTGCGTCACGCGTCATCAGTATTTGTCTATCGCGCCGCAATCTGCAATGAATAACGGATGAATTTGGGAGTCGCATACCTTGGCCACCTCCTTCATGTATGTAACCATCTCATCGTAACGTTCAGCCTGCTCACAGAGCCTAGCAAGGAAAGTCTTGCTGCAAGGTAGTCGTTAGTACCACGTACGTCAAGTCAAGTATAGGAGGTTTTTGGGAGCCGCATGGAAACAAATCGAATCATACCTTTCACGCTGTCATTATCAAAGTATTAGCATAGGGTTCGAAAAAGGAGTGAATGAAAAGAACAACAATGTACGTATGCTGTTGGGTGGCAGTTGGAGGGGGTAAGATTCGGGAATATGGACAAACGATGGAGGGGAAACGAATtaaagggaaaagggaaatcGAGAAAGAGATGCACGGTGGTAAGCAGAGGGGTTTGAACTTACTTCAGTAGTCATATTTGCTGATGTTGGAAGGgtattgttttgttgtgaATAGTATTAAGTAGAGAGAGAGTCGAAGTGGttagatggaaagaaggtttTGTGGTTGGGTTTCTTGCTGGTTTATTAGAGAAAGATGGGAAGTTTGCAAGTGCAAGAGTTGGGTATTAAGTGCGAGGAAGATCTAATCCATGGATCTGGTGTGAAGGTAATAATGGAGAAACTGACGCTAATTCTGATTGATTCAATAACCGAGCGGTCAATATTATATGAATTGGTAGGGAGGACTTGGAATAGGTAGaggtgaatgaatggatgctTTTTCGAGGGTAAGATACCGGAACCGTAAAATCACTggaaaacaattaaaaagaaaataaaattgcgTGCAATTTCATGCGTGATTGGGTGCATCCGTCCGAttattggattttggattccTGTAATATACAGCGATATACAGCGATATTAACACACCGAGCACCACACCAGAGTCCACGGCATTGCTATCAAATTTGGATGCTGCAAAGCATCCATTCCCTTGACGTTCCCAAGGGCGGTTCGTGGTGTGGATGCATCAACTGGACGATCGTCACAAGTGAATGGACGATTTACACCACGGAGCACCGTACACGGAGGATCCTGTGGGAAAGGAGCCAAAGAAAGAACGTCTTTGGAATGCTtctagaaagaaagataatgGATGATGTGGTGATATGGCGGA is part of the Botrytis cinerea B05.10 chromosome 1, complete sequence genome and harbors:
- the Bcecm29 gene encoding Bcecm29, with the protein product MAASTEARELELVGKVEMRIALAKDDKLEAILKPYLPPLLLKLASEHQSVRNKVISTCQHVKIRLAGNKDIVLPVAALLKQYKEHPESSMLRHFDLMFIQQSVGKLSSKDQMDLIPTLIHGLAQDAEKPTCATIFNLFLRLLPQLKVPSRGSKEDTELRHQLGLDEHQEDSKFIASWFGKLVLLSIVRAAPSGVTCPGLTVKEYEFLTLNGKQEAWDPTSNEGLNLTQTKITVLNFLASGAFTDEERFLPALFASADTNSRISSIGDDLVKRSSVSLEDAEIVRNLLGIYFALKPALKTRVLVLLTKSAISTTFPTDIVKIVQDGVQPDDNTNLPAPGLETIKFRNALFNYMNWVSRMGSIHDLSQVAPQLVGFLRTYIEDQGWPIPHERSSDAASLRALAYETLGSLAKTTPSIVVEEELSLIRWLFRSLTEEGSSDDIFVSIEGALASLLSAFKAPLSSNLRDELRLLLLKYMTLKEEGEIVRSARFATVRWANRCLEYSDIVARWIDILALSARTDERSDVIEEGAKGLDPYWYRLLNSTSASVECPLPEWNEMIKVFFGTQALVENSNIANAMKTGMEVDSVSVFGNFSGTRINAFPAAINYCRRILLLRALEKTETPLGIDADWERQLDVLFRSDKASRKAMKDHIMSVDQDALYTYISAAFEGMLRNDGNGLGECGKCFVEIASIAPKDVVGRLAERSIELLPCIRSNNVATRFLAAQAIGILAPHPDRDEVSLKKLIETLMTDVQLWSTAVGADANKVHGSILALGYVLSRSSYYGRSSFIQGEIVGEVLAQFLSIIEGVKDASTREAVLNAIGQTSASGVLTTEIIEKSTLKIDGLIKLLLAEAKKGNEKAMATLGRLSITFDEPDTSTEDSPFHTIIKGLYDLYELKQPEIHFTIGEALSCVGACWDSEVLQISLDVDAGYIGRPKRSHTFEKILEKLLQDCKTTKPSLKKASGIWLFCLIQYSGHLEQIQARLRECQAAFMGLLSAREEIVQETASRGLSLVYEQGDKELRERLVKDLVASFTGTSTQIKVHEETELFEPGALPTGEGKSITSYKDIVSLANEVGDQSLVYKFMSLATNAATWSTRAAFGRFGLSNILSESEIDPKLYPKLYRYRFDPNPNVQRSMNDIWSALVKDSNATVNQYFDEIITDLLKSILGKEWRTREASCAAIADLVQGRDFEKYEKYLHDIWHVAFKVLDDIKGSVRKAALSLSMALTGILVRQVEAGTSSKHAQAMLKDVLPFLLSDQGLESSAEEVRTFATITVLKLIKSGGKALLPFVPNLVERLLGLLSTMEMEGVDYLYLRAAHYNLTEEKIDSARTNAVTQSPLMEAIERCLDIIDEPTMKEFVPHLENVIKTTVGMPSKVGCGGVLVSLATRHSVTFRPHADHFLKILEKSVLDRNNAVSASYARAAGYVSRLASDKALLRLLTYSQDLYFNAEDESRRQVASDLIYAISKFATDHFNSLASDFLPFVFFAKHDFDDATKKQFEKTWDENVGGSRAVLLYTKEINELVLKYIDSPKWTIKHTSALTIADVVKSTTSTTSPTIPAETSALIWPALEKALALKTFAGKEIVLASFVKFIKASTSFLDAESGIAAQTKKIAIREAKRNNDTYRPFAFTELGKYAETRTDVDMWDEIYNIIAPILEDLSSEDHMDTSTATSTSDSRKKDGVSKGGESTESETITAGIEALFRGINIKHLDPSPLTHFPKLIETLTPLLKSPLMTITTCATLYERSKVLFDGLRKRTHEQKENHYKMCVQFFEVLELPSGAGSEGIRIKRGEAAEMIVEAWKAGVFGMWSEGREEVRGMMIKGMSEALEGERNESVKVVFGRVKKLLEE